A window from Peptococcaceae bacterium 1198_IL3148 encodes these proteins:
- the hslU gene encoding ATP-dependent protease ATPase subunit HslU, protein MESLTPRQIVAELDKYIVGQQEAKKAVAIALRNRYRRSRLPQEMQDEVVPKNILMIGPTGVGKTEIARRLARLVNAPFVKVEATKFTEVGYVGRDVESMIRDLVETSIRMVRQEKMLEVEDKASRLAEERIVELLAPMPTKAMPTKNPFEMLFGANNTNTTDNDDMHKQREKRVQFERETLKEKLQRGELENEYLEIEVEENTSPMLEVFTGSGMEEMGINIKDMFGGIFPGKKQKRKVTVTEARKILTQQEAQKLIDMDEVTTNAIKRAEEQGIIFLDEIDKIAGKDYAQGPDVSRGGVQRDILPIVEGSTVVTKYGPVKTDHVLFIAAGAFHVAKPSDLIPELQGRFPIRVELKSLTMEDFLQILIEPQNSLIKQYVELIATEGVKVEFSKNSLEEIAKIAYTVNEQTENIGARRLQTIMERLLEDILFEAPELTDETIVIDNNYVQNKLGEVVANEDLTRYIL, encoded by the coding sequence ATGGAATCTTTAACACCACGGCAAATAGTAGCGGAATTAGATAAATATATTGTTGGTCAACAGGAAGCTAAAAAGGCAGTGGCCATTGCCCTTAGAAACCGCTATCGTCGTAGTAGACTCCCCCAGGAGATGCAAGACGAAGTTGTACCTAAAAACATTTTAATGATTGGCCCCACCGGTGTAGGAAAAACAGAAATTGCCAGAAGATTGGCCCGGTTAGTGAATGCTCCCTTTGTTAAGGTAGAAGCAACTAAGTTTACTGAAGTTGGCTATGTTGGTAGAGATGTAGAATCAATGATCAGAGATTTAGTGGAAACCAGTATTCGGATGGTTCGTCAGGAAAAAATGCTAGAGGTTGAAGATAAGGCCAGCAGGTTGGCCGAAGAGCGTATTGTCGAATTATTGGCGCCAATGCCCACCAAAGCGATGCCCACAAAGAATCCCTTTGAAATGTTGTTTGGAGCTAATAATACCAACACAACGGATAATGATGACATGCACAAGCAAAGGGAAAAAAGAGTGCAGTTTGAACGGGAGACGCTGAAGGAAAAACTGCAACGGGGTGAATTGGAAAATGAGTACCTAGAGATTGAGGTGGAAGAAAACACTTCGCCGATGCTGGAAGTTTTTACAGGATCAGGGATGGAAGAGATGGGCATTAACATTAAAGATATGTTTGGTGGCATTTTTCCTGGTAAAAAACAGAAGCGGAAAGTAACTGTTACCGAGGCTCGTAAAATATTAACCCAACAAGAAGCACAAAAACTGATTGATATGGACGAAGTGACCACAAATGCCATTAAACGGGCGGAAGAACAAGGCATCATTTTTTTAGATGAAATTGATAAAATTGCCGGTAAAGATTATGCCCAAGGTCCGGATGTATCTAGAGGCGGCGTGCAAAGAGATATTTTGCCAATAGTAGAAGGTTCAACGGTGGTGACTAAATATGGGCCAGTGAAGACCGATCATGTGCTGTTTATTGCAGCGGGGGCTTTTCATGTGGCTAAACCATCGGATTTAATCCCTGAACTGCAGGGGCGGTTTCCAATCAGAGTGGAGTTAAAAAGCTTGACAATGGAGGATTTTCTACAAATTCTTATTGAACCCCAAAACTCTTTAATTAAACAATATGTAGAATTAATAGCGACAGAGGGTGTTAAGGTTGAATTTTCAAAAAATTCGCTTGAAGAAATCGCCAAAATCGCTTATACTGTAAATGAACAAACTGAGAATATTGGTGCGCGTAGATTGCAAACTATAATGGAACGGCTATTAGAAGATATTTTGTTCGAAGCACCTGAGTTGACCGATGAAACGATAGTTATCGACAACAATTATGTTCAGAACAAACTTGGTGAAGTGGTAGCAAACGAAGACCTAACTCGATACATTTTATAA
- the rpsB gene encoding 30S ribosomal protein S2 produces MAVISMKQLLEAGVHFGHQTRRWNPKMAPYIFTDRNGIYIIDLQKTVQKVEEAYNFIKETVANGGTVMFVGTKKQAQEAVKEEAERCGMHYVNQRWLGGMMTNFQTIRRRVDRLKELERMEEEGTMTRLPKKEVAMLLNEKEKLEKFLGGIKDMKRLPDALFVIDPRKERIAVAEARKLNIPIVAIVDTNCDPDEVDYVIPGNDDAIRAVKLLTNKIAEACLEGKQGEQVNE; encoded by the coding sequence GTGGCAGTAATTTCAATGAAACAACTACTTGAAGCTGGTGTTCATTTTGGTCACCAGACAAGACGTTGGAATCCTAAAATGGCTCCATATATCTTCACTGACCGTAACGGTATTTATATCATAGACTTGCAGAAAACCGTACAAAAGGTAGAAGAAGCTTACAATTTCATTAAAGAAACTGTAGCTAATGGTGGCACTGTGATGTTTGTTGGTACCAAAAAGCAAGCTCAAGAAGCTGTTAAAGAAGAAGCTGAGCGTTGCGGCATGCATTATGTTAATCAGCGTTGGTTGGGTGGTATGATGACAAACTTCCAAACCATACGTCGTCGTGTTGATAGATTAAAAGAGCTGGAGCGCATGGAAGAAGAAGGAACAATGACACGTCTGCCTAAGAAAGAAGTGGCTATGCTTTTAAATGAAAAAGAAAAGCTGGAGAAGTTTTTAGGCGGAATTAAAGATATGAAGCGTCTGCCAGATGCTCTATTTGTTATTGATCCGCGTAAAGAACGCATTGCTGTTGCAGAGGCACGTAAGTTGAATATTCCGATTGTTGCAATTGTAGATACAAACTGTGACCCGGATGAAGTTGATTACGTGATTCCCGGCAACGACGATGCTATTCGTGCGGTTAAGTTGTTAACCAACAAAATTGCAGAAGCTTGTTTAGAAGGCAAGCAAGGTGAGCAAGTTAACGAATAG
- the hslV gene encoding ATP-dependent protease subunit HslV — MFHATTIIAVKHKNEIAIAGDGQVTFGNSTIFKQQAKKVRKLFQGKVVAGFAGSVADAFTLFDKFEVKLEEYHGNILRAAVELAKEWRMDRVLRKLEALLIVANNEHLLIISGNGEVIEPDDDIAAIGSGGNYALAAARVLVKHSQLNAEEVVKEALHTAADICVYTNHNIVVEKL, encoded by the coding sequence ATGTTCCATGCTACCACAATTATCGCGGTAAAGCACAAAAATGAAATTGCCATTGCTGGGGACGGTCAAGTTACCTTTGGTAACAGTACTATTTTTAAACAACAGGCAAAAAAAGTACGCAAGTTATTCCAAGGTAAAGTAGTAGCTGGTTTTGCAGGTTCGGTGGCTGATGCCTTTACTCTGTTTGATAAGTTTGAAGTTAAGCTTGAGGAGTATCATGGTAACATTTTACGGGCAGCTGTAGAACTGGCTAAAGAATGGCGTATGGATCGGGTTCTCAGAAAGCTGGAAGCCTTGTTAATAGTGGCTAACAACGAGCACCTTCTTATTATTTCTGGTAATGGAGAGGTAATCGAGCCCGATGATGATATTGCTGCCATTGGCAGTGGTGGTAACTATGCTTTGGCAGCAGCCCGGGTTTTGGTAAAACACAGTCAACTGAACGCAGAGGAAGTGGTTAAAGAAGCTTTGCACACAGCGGCTGATATCTGCGTTTATACAAACCACAATATTGTTGTGGAAAAATTGTAA
- the codY gene encoding GTP-sensing pleiotropic transcriptional regulator CodY: MENLLERTRAINKLLQKSAGYPVDYTEIATVLSENITSNVYIIDRRGRALGHCFMKEFACDIMVDIVEGSKKFPEDYNNHLLKVEETHANFCQTNNACVFFEEEGCRHSNKVTTVVPIMGAGSRLGTLVLAKYNEHFTDGDLILAEYGATVVAMEILRARAGRMEEEARKKAAVQIAVGTLSYSELDAVQHIFKQLDGDEGVLVASKIADRVGITRSVIVNALRKFESAGVIESKSLGMKGTYIRVLNDRLLEELDKIR; this comes from the coding sequence TTGGAAAATTTGCTGGAAAGAACCCGGGCTATTAACAAGTTATTGCAAAAGTCTGCGGGATATCCTGTTGACTATACAGAAATTGCAACGGTGTTGTCAGAGAATATAACCTCTAATGTTTATATTATCGACAGAAGAGGACGTGCCCTTGGTCATTGTTTTATGAAGGAATTTGCTTGTGATATTATGGTGGATATTGTCGAGGGTAGCAAAAAATTCCCGGAAGACTATAATAACCACCTGCTGAAGGTTGAGGAGACCCACGCAAACTTTTGCCAAACCAATAATGCTTGTGTGTTTTTTGAAGAAGAGGGTTGCCGTCACAGTAATAAAGTAACCACAGTTGTTCCTATCATGGGAGCCGGTTCTAGATTAGGTACACTGGTTTTGGCTAAGTACAATGAGCATTTTACTGATGGTGACTTAATTCTTGCCGAGTATGGAGCCACAGTTGTGGCTATGGAGATTTTGCGAGCCCGGGCTGGAAGGATGGAAGAGGAGGCCCGTAAAAAAGCGGCTGTGCAAATTGCAGTAGGCACACTATCCTATAGTGAACTTGATGCTGTACAGCATATTTTTAAACAATTAGATGGCGATGAAGGCGTCTTAGTTGCTAGTAAAATTGCTGATCGGGTGGGCATAACCCGTTCTGTAATTGTCAATGCTTTACGCAAGTTTGAAAGTGCCGGTGTGATCGAGTCCAAGTCACTGGGCATGAAGGGCACATATATTAGAGTGCTCAACGATCGTTTGCTTGAAGAATTGGATAAGATAAGATAA
- the tsf gene encoding translation elongation factor Ts: protein MAEISAKLVKELRERTGAGMMDCKKALSEVNGDMDKAIDFLREKGLAAAAKKAGRITAEGLVSSYIHGEGRIGVLVEVNCETDFVAKTDDFKELVKDIAMQIAAAKPEYVSREEVPASVVEHEKEVLKAQALNEGKPANIVEKMVVGRIDKFYKEICLLEQPFIKNPDITVQQLVTEKIAKIGENIAVRRFARFELGEGLEKRQDDFAAEVAAQIGK from the coding sequence ATGGCTGAAATTTCCGCAAAACTTGTTAAAGAACTGCGTGAACGTACCGGAGCAGGCATGATGGATTGTAAAAAGGCTTTATCAGAAGTAAACGGTGATATGGATAAAGCTATTGATTTTTTACGTGAAAAGGGTTTGGCTGCTGCGGCTAAGAAAGCTGGTCGCATAACTGCCGAAGGTTTGGTTAGCTCATACATACATGGCGAAGGCCGTATTGGTGTATTGGTTGAAGTAAACTGTGAAACTGACTTTGTTGCTAAAACCGATGACTTTAAAGAGTTGGTAAAGGATATTGCAATGCAAATTGCTGCTGCTAAGCCTGAATATGTTAGTCGTGAAGAGGTGCCTGCCTCAGTGGTCGAACATGAGAAAGAGGTCTTAAAGGCCCAAGCTCTAAATGAAGGCAAACCAGCTAACATAGTTGAAAAAATGGTTGTGGGTCGGATTGATAAATTTTACAAAGAAATTTGCCTGTTGGAACAGCCATTTATTAAGAACCCAGATATAACAGTGCAACAACTGGTGACTGAAAAAATTGCTAAGATAGGCGAAAACATTGCGGTGCGTAGATTTGCTCGTTTTGAGTTGGGTGAAGGTCTGGAAAAAAGACAAGATGACTTTGCTGCAGAAGTAGCAGCTCAAATAGGTAAATAA